One window of Anaerolineales bacterium genomic DNA carries:
- the serC gene encoding phosphoserine transaminase, translating to MSELKRVHNFNPGPGALPLEVLQEAQAELLNFNGTGMSVMEISHRSKEFEAVIQTAEADLRELLGIPSNYKVMFLQGGATLQFAMAPMNLRASGASADYIVTGSWSKIALKEAKKLGAARAAADMESENFNSLPAKLDLDPKAAYLHFTSNETIHGVEFFNEPVPPDGVPLLCDVSSDFISRPIDVSKYALMYAGAQKNAGPSGVTVVVIRDDMLARTPANLPVMLDYKILAESGSLHNTPPSFAIYMVGLVFKWAKKIGGLAAVEKRNREKAGVVYEAIDKSGGFYRGHVKPEARSLMNITFRLPSEALEDSFAKEAKKEGMIGLKGHRSVGGMRASVYNAMTVEGAQELSKFMKEFQRKNG from the coding sequence ATGTCCGAGCTAAAACGAGTCCATAATTTCAATCCGGGTCCGGGTGCGCTTCCTTTGGAGGTTCTGCAGGAGGCGCAGGCGGAGTTGCTCAATTTCAACGGTACGGGAATGTCTGTAATGGAGATCAGCCACCGCTCGAAGGAATTCGAAGCGGTCATCCAAACTGCGGAAGCGGACCTGCGGGAACTGCTGGGCATCCCGTCGAATTACAAGGTGATGTTTCTGCAGGGAGGCGCGACCCTGCAATTTGCGATGGCGCCGATGAACCTGCGCGCGTCTGGCGCGTCGGCCGATTACATCGTGACTGGGTCGTGGAGCAAGATCGCGTTGAAGGAAGCGAAAAAACTCGGCGCAGCCCGCGCCGCCGCGGATATGGAGTCGGAAAACTTCAACAGCCTGCCTGCAAAACTCGACCTCGACCCAAAAGCTGCGTATCTGCATTTCACATCGAATGAGACCATTCACGGCGTGGAATTCTTCAATGAGCCGGTCCCGCCCGACGGTGTGCCTTTGCTCTGCGACGTTTCATCCGATTTCATCAGCCGGCCGATCGATGTTTCAAAGTATGCGTTGATGTACGCGGGCGCGCAGAAGAATGCGGGTCCCTCCGGCGTGACGGTGGTGGTCATCCGTGACGATATGCTGGCGCGCACGCCAGCGAACCTGCCTGTGATGCTCGATTACAAGATTCTCGCCGAGAGCGGGTCGCTCCATAATACACCGCCTTCGTTCGCAATCTATATGGTAGGGCTGGTCTTCAAGTGGGCGAAGAAGATCGGCGGTCTGGCGGCTGTCGAAAAACGCAACCGCGAAAAAGCGGGCGTGGTATACGAAGCCATCGATAAAAGCGGCGGGTTCTATCGCGGACACGTCAAACCCGAAGCCCGCTCCCTGATGAACATTACTTTCCGGCTGCCCAGCGAAGCCCTTGAAGACTCGTTTGCCAAAGAAGCCAAGAAGGAAGGGATGATCGGCTTGAAGGGACATCGCTCCGTGGGCGGGATGCGCGCTTCAGTCTATAACGCGATGACGGTTGAAGGCGCACAGGAACTCTCGAAGTTTATGAAGGAATTTCAGCGGAAGAATGGTTAG